The sequence TCTGGACAAATTTCAAGCAAATAAGATGACATTTCCACGGAAGAATATCATGAATAGTAAAACCACAAAGCCAGAATTTTGAAGTTAGGTGGCTAAAGTAACGGCAGCCATGGCTGTGCATCACGCCCTAGGGACATCATATTATGATGAACTGCTACACATGAAAACGAAGGACTGCTGAATCACCTAAAGGTGCATTTCAAATGGATCACAGAGTTGAAAAAGTTGGCATAGCTTCCAATATCAGGAACTTCTGATAGAGTAACGAGTTAGATGACTTGGGTCAACACGTaaataaacaacaacaacaacaactatacCTCAGCCCCAAACTACTTAATGTGGCTATTTGCTCTGATTGTGTCGCTCAATTTATACCCTTCAATCCGATAATTTAATATGTTGGGAACTTGTAAATGCTGCAGAGAAATCTCCAATCAATGTGGAAAATATGAAGTGGATTTGCTCGAGTTGGACAAAGGTTTTAGTTGATATAATTTAGGTGAAGGGATGATGAACTGCTTGTATCTCCTTTATTTCCTTCACAGGAGTAGTGCTAATTttgttccaagtgaaaatttttCTGTGTGCCATATCTCTCAATGTTTTATCATTTCTCCTCTTGTTTGTTGATTTAAGTAAACTGGAGAAGTAACATGTGTGAAATATTGGTTCAGATCTTACTGGAATTTTCAGTCTTAGATTCTTACAATCACACAGGATTTAGGTGTTTGAGAGCCTTGAAATATTATTTGCCAAGCCTGATAAATGCTTTTGGGCTCATTAGTTTGGTGTTACACATatggtcatatatatatatatatgcacactGCACCCACACTTATTTGTTGGTGCTCTACTGCTGCTAAGCATCTGCTTTTATCCCCTAGATGTACCAACGTTGTACACTTGTAGGGTTTAAATGTCAGAAAATAGGTTTATCTGCCAACATCCTTTTATGTGTTGCAATAATGTAAATTGTGCATATTTCAAATGTCTAAGCAGCATAGATAGGAATAGTTATAACAATTGAGCCTTTTGAAGCAATAGAGAGGAGAAGTTCTTTCCATGGTTGAGAAAACTCAAAACTTTCAACTATTACAGAAATGTGTCACGTATTATGTCTCCGTGCCTGTCCAATTTTGTTGCTACATCAAATAACATCTTTATGTTTGAAAGGATTACCACTAGTCTTTTAGCCAGGctcattaaattttttctttcaatcaTGGAACGATGCACTTCACCTGTCAGAAAAGTGCTCCCCTACGTTCACTTTTACTTGCCAGGTTGTACTTTGCTCGCGCTTTAAGAAACACTGATTGATATGGGTATTTTACCACAATAccatattaattgttatttagTCTTGGGTCTTGGAAAGTGATTTGGGGAATAAGTAATTAATGCTAAgggtaaaacatgaaaaaaacatGACCATCTCTTGATATGCTAAACGTGAAATGTGTTTTTAGTATAGGGACAAGCAGAGGTGAATGGAGGGAGCAAAATAGAAACACAAAACAATTTGAGTTGACCCGACTTATGGAACTGTGGAGGAACAGTTTGGAGCTGAAAATGGGCTGTTTAATCTTTAATCGTGTAGCACTAAAAACTTAATCTGTTAGGAAAGAACAACATTATGGATCATATGGAAATCTCTAGAAGAACTTTATTAGTTCACAAGGACCAATGGTGTTAGTTTGGTTAATCATTTACACATCCTGATACTAAAAGCACATTGTTTATCTTCTGCTTAGAGTTGCTGTAATTACTGATTACAACGTCGATGTCATTTCTAGTAGCATATTTACCATGTCCTGAAATATTAGTCCATGTTTGCTCCTCTAGAGTGAAACGAATATTTGAATAAGCTATCAAatgtattttattgttatttaatgaAATGTTGTGGATTGTAGTACTTTTGGTTGTTCAcaaacatttaaattttattccaaaaattgaaattatctACATCCCATTTATTTAAGATCAGAAGTGTGATCATCTACCTTACTCTGTCCTGCTTCCATTTTCCAAGCATTTCCAGATACAATATTAAGTGccatttgttattttttttaggtgTCCCGAGCACAACTTCTGCCACTGCAACTACTTCAGCTGCTCAAACATCATCACCCTTGACTGTGGCTTCTAGTAGTGGGTATGtatattttgattgtttaaAGTAAACTCAAACTTCTCTTATCTTACTAAAATAAGTTCCTGGGTTTATGCCAAggaatgaagagagttttgggggACGAAAAGTGCAAAGTGAATGAATAACATTGTGACTGCAGTAAATAGTTTATGAGCTTACTTCAGCTTGTGTGTTTGGAATGAGCAGTATTTTTGGCTTTTCTATTTGATGTTGCAATGTagtaatttatttcaaaagagcTTCTCGTCCTTTCCTATATCaattgactttcaaaaaaaaaggcGTCTGGCTTCCAAAGATAGTGTAAAGCTCTATCCAGGTGTTGTTAGTTTAATGCGGATTGATGGTTTCTTATGCTATtgtatattttacaaaaattcttAACATCATTTGAGGAAGCATGGCTTCATTTCTGTCATCCTGAAACAATTGAAGTTAAAACTCAAATTGGAACGTACTAGGATTACAAAGTTTAACTTTTGGAGCAGCCACAATTTCCCTACAAGTATTGGCAATTGGGTATTATGCTTCTATAAAAATATGTGGTTGGGTACTATTGGTACAGAATTGTGTAGGTTATGGTTTTCTGGCTACCACCGTTGTTTTCCTACATCAGTAAATTCATTATTCAACCCACCAAAAAAAGGTCCTAGACTCACAAAGAAGtcaatggagaagaagaaactaTTAAGTTGCAGATTCTCTATACTCTGTACTGTTAGTTGGAAATTTATTGAATAATCAGCACAAGTCACAATTAGTCCCCTCAGAAAGTAGAATTTGGatgtaataatatcaaataaagcTCAATTCATCTGTTGTGGTGGTTATATATTTAGTAAAGAGGAGAGTCTATTATGAATGAGGTATAAAGATTTCTTCTACTTCTCTTTTCCAACTCATGCTAACCATGCAAAAAGAACattattttgagaattttatGGCCACAAATTAGGAATGTATTCTTCAATTGAGATCCAATCTTGTTGTGACCTGCTCTATGTGCATCAGTTTGgctttgaattttattttgtttgccCCTTTCTCTACAGGACTACTTCAACTTCTACTGTAGTTGCCACTTCCACACCGAAATTACCATCAGAAATTACAGGAAAGTCTGTAGAAGAGGTAACATATGTGCTAAATATTGGGTAgtatctttttctctctttcccCTTGTTAATCAATTCTAGGGGTGATATAATGCACTTACCTTTGATTTCACACGTATTGAACTATGGACTTCCTTGAATATGCTGAAGTTTCACTAACTTTTGTGGCCGAGTAATGTTTTagcaaaaattaataatatgaaCATACTGCACGAGGGGGGGATAGATGATAGAGacattaatttcaatatttattggTCAGTTATCCAGTCTTTCTCAGTGAATATTTCACCCATTCCCGTTTCTTGTTGAGGAATTCACATTGTTCCTGTTTGTTACATATGTAACTTACTGCGTATTCCTTCTTTCAATGAAAGATCATCAAGGAATGGAACGCTGAGCTGCAGGAACGTACTGCAAAATTTAGAAAGCAGGCTAATGCGATTGCTGAGTGGGACAGAAGGATCTTGCAGAACCGTGATATTCTTCTCAAACTTGAGGTAACTTAAGATTTATTTAGAGTCAACATTCTTCTTTGGAAAATACCCAATATTTAATTCAGCTCTCTGCAAATCCATTTCTATTCTGTAGCTGCTGCATGCAGTAAGCTCCATGTCATATTTGTAGGCGTTTCCTGCTAAGAGGTCGAGTTTCCAAGATTAATAATAGAGCACTATATTCATTCTAATTGAGCTTTGCTGCTAAGTCCTGGTCAAAAGAGTTACTTGTAGCCATGTTCTTTAGTTGCGTTTTTCCTAACATACTTGTATAGGTTGTACCTTCAGTTATTTTTCCTGGGAAGTTTGACATATGTAATTACATTGTTATCTCAGAGTGAAGTTGCAAAGGTTGTTGAGACACAAGGCAGCTTAGAGCGACAGCTGGAGCTAATTGAGACTCATCAGGAAGAGGTTACTTAATTACCATGATCTTTCCTGCAATTTGAGTCCTTATTTCCCGATCGAATGTCTATTTGTCATGTAATTTTTAAAGCATTCCATGCTTGTGCCATCTGTGcaattttaaccaaaagatTGTTGGTTAAATAGTATTTCGGAGACATACTTTTAAATATGCTAATCTGGTTGATTTTCTGGAGTGGATCTACTGATATTCTTTGATACCCAACTTTTGCATACTTTCTTGTGCCAATGTACCATTGGAGGAAGCTGTTATTAGTCAGTATCCAGATCTACGCTGTCCCAGTTCCATTAAGGTCGCTACTTGAATCTTATCCATTCTGTTCTGCCTAGTTCTGTTCCGTTGCGGTGCTAAATACTTTTCCTTTAAGACAAACTAGTGTTTCTCTAAATTTTCTTCTATCTTGAGCGTTTAACTAGCTTAATCACAATTAGTTGGTATTGTTTCAAGTTCATAGTTTAGATCTTCTGGATGTTCCTAACCTATCATCCATGGTTGAGGATAGAATGAGGACACACACATCAATTTTTCCTTGTATAATTGATGAATATGGAGTTACTTTTGCGTGAATCTTTGTTACCTATTTAAGCCAGTGTTTCACAGTCGCTACTTGCTTGTTTTGTTTCTTGTAACTCCTGGTTTGTGATTTCCAGTGATTGTCATTTTAGAGGACATATTCTATGGTAATAACTCACGACGTTTATGATATTCATAGGTAATTGACTTTGTTGATTCTGTGTATACACTATGCTCTAACTGGTTATAGAATGATGTCACAGCAGAAGTTCATTCTCATTTTTCTCACCCTCTGTTAGGTTGACAAGGCATTGCAAAGCATGGAAGAAGAAGCTGAGCGAATTTACAAAGATGAGAGAGGAGTGATTCTTGATGATGAAGCTGCAGCAACAAGGGATGCAATGTATGTGCATTTTTGGATAATCTTTTTTGCATCTGTGTTCTTTGAAACCATGCATAATGATGGCCTTTTAAATTCATATCCAGCTTGTTGATATTGCCAACTGCAAAAATCTCATactgtttcttttatttgagtGGGGCATTAAATGACCTAAAACAAGTCTTAAAAAGTGCATTATGTTGCCTTCTTTTGGTTTCATTTGCCAGTTTAGAAGGTTAGGGCGTCAGGCCGTAATAGATAGCTTAAAAGAGAATATAATTAGTAACTATATAtccattttcttcttattcataCTTCATAGTCTGAACTCTGACATAAAGTATCAACTTACACTTGGATCCTTAAATAGTTCTCTATTTTGATCTGTCCTGTAAATGGAAGCAGGATAGTCCATTACCCTCTTGCAGTCAAGaaataaactttatttttttaatcctaGATTCGTTCTGCCTTTTTTTCATCTGTATCCTCCACTTGGCCATATTTTAATGCATCCAGTTCTGCGGAACTGGTGTAATTTCAGGTATGAACAGGCCGAGTTTGTGGAGAGGGAAATGGAGAAAATGACAGAGCAGATCAAGTCAATCATTAATACTTTTAATGCCTGCCAGGTTTTGTACCTTCATTTATTTCTGCTCCTGCCTATTATCTTAGCATTATGATTAGATGGTGTTAAAAATATATGGTTTATATAAATTCTTTCTTTACTGGTTTATTTCATTTAGGGTGGAGAACTTGAGGCAACTGATGGAATGACACCGCTTGATGTTGTTGTACGAATCTTGAACAATCAATTGAGTTCACTGATGTGGATTGATGAAAAGGTGAGCATTGCCTTCTTGTGCTTCTTCTGGCTTTTGTTTCTTAGCCTATTGCATTAAATGAAATCAGAAGGAAAAGAAAGTAAGTTGGACTAGTAACAATGTCATTGGACTGGTGAGAGATGCgtaaggaaagaaaaagaagggaAGTCTTTAGTTTTTAGATTCATTCTTCCAGATAATCTTATGTGACAAAAATGGTGTTGTTCTGTATGAGTCAAGAATTTCTGTTTCTGGGAAATGCATATTGTCCAAGGAGACATTGCTATTCCTAATAAAGTTTTCACTCTCTTTTGGTACAGATGGTTATCTCCCATATAGAAAGGAAAATATTCTATTTTGGTAAATGCATATTGTTCAAGGAGACATTGCTATTCCTGATAatgttttctctctcttttggaATAGATGGTTATCTCCACCACTATAGAAGGGAAAAGattaagagagagaaaattagTTCATAAAGAAATTTACTGTATGTGGATTACTAGCACTTGTTTCAGAATTCAGCTGGAATCATACTTGTCTTCCCTTTTGGATTTCTTTTTGGATCATTTTGTTGGAATGGCATACTCGTTTTTTTTCTTGAGGTAGGGTTTGATATACTCTTAGAAGTAATTACATCAGAGAATCATTGATCTTGCAGGGTTAGAAATATTACTCCACTAAGTTTCTAACTGTTTGATTCATATACTCGTTTTAAATTCGTAAgcacacaaaaaaaatctataGCCGGACTAGGTTTTGGAGTTAATTCTTTAAAGATAAGCAGAGTCAAGTTTTGGTTACAGTTTGAATACAGTATTGCTAAAATACGTTTTTGCCACAAACAGCCTAAAAAACAGATATAGGAAGGGGGATCACCACCTGGAACTATCACTCTGATGAATTATAATTGCCAATGTGAAATCCTTTTCTTGTGGGGCCTGTGGGTGTAGTCTCCTGCACCTCCTACCTTGTTTAGGGCAAAAAGTCTATTATGCCTCTTCCTCCCTACTCCCAAAAATTCTTATGCCCCTAGATTGTACTAGTAAAATAACCAAATTCTCTTAAGCACCATCCAATTTTGAGGTGTTTATTAGTTCATCATAGTACATACATTACCCTGTCTTAGCGAATGCTGTAGGATCTACTATTACTGATACTGATCAACACGTAGCCTACTTTACCATCCCAGATCTGTTTTCTACTGTTCATTTTGTGAATAGATTTAATTTTGTTGAAGGCTTCATCTAGATGCAATTTAAGACTCGAACCCTCACCTTTATGAACTGAATGATATAAGATCTGAGACTGTTCTAAACGTACTCTTGGTTTACTTTGGATGCTTTCTTTccttaaatataaaaagttaaTGATACCATTTCTACATTTGTTCAGACTGAAGAATTCTCATCTCGTATTCAGAAGCTTGCAAGTGAAGCGCCTGCTGCCAATCGTGAATCGACTGCCCCTAAATTATGGTTGACTCGATGATTGTCGTATTGGTGCTGTCAACAGGTTCATGTCAAAGTATAAACCCAAGGGCTTCTGAATCTTTTGTGGATTCTCCTTCCTGCTGTGTATGCTATTAGGTTTGAAGGGAGAGATGTTAAATCTTGATTCATTTCAAAGGCTTTACATCTTATTGGTGATTGAAATGCtgagatctttttttttttttttgaaatggtgCTTAAACTCATGTGCCTAATCTTTGCTTATTACTGTCAAGACAAAATGATGTTTACataagaaatacaaaaaatagCAGACTAAAAGGTTGAACCGAGTCTTTTGTACTTCTGTTTGCTATGAGAGTATGAGCAGTCCAGACTGAATTGATTACCCCTCCCTGCATTGGTACCATACAATTTGGTGTGGGTAGAGTGGATTTTTATCACAAAAAAAGGCGTAATGCTTCAAAGGCGGATGACTTGAGAGAGGGAAGCAACTGCACAAGTCATAACATCTGAAAACTATTCACAAAAAGCTTTGTTTTCTTCTGATGTCAAGTATGTAGCAAATGGATCGTCATCAAGCTCCTTGGGTTCTTGTGACGACCACaatcaacaacaaaacaacTGATAAAAGGAAAGAGGATCTAATCTTCTCTTCCATGAGGTCAGAGATTTCTGATGTGGGTTTTTCTTTATTGTCTGGTTCAAATATATCATGGATTATTTCACTTAATAATGATCCAAATGACTGGAGCAGCTCCGCGATTCTGGAAGTTGTGATGCCCATAATCCATTTCACTATGAGGGATCCGATATCCCCAGTTGAGCTTTGTGATTCTTCTTCTTTAGCTGCATCATATATATAGATAGGAGTAGAAGAAACAATCATATATATAGATAGGAGTAGAAGAAACAGTGAAAACAACAGCTTCCCCTAGCAACAGTTGAATTGGACTTGAAAAGGAGAAATTATAAACTGGCGAACATATGAATTTCCTATCATTTCTCATGGTGTGTACGAGGCTGTTGATTCTTCATTGCAAATCCAATCCTTTAATTCTAAACCAAAACTAAACTGGTTGTATATCTTCATCGCTCTAGGGAATaacatgaaaattgaaatactaaaaGTACCAGCGAACGAGAGAGGagttattaataatataaaccTGCAGATATGACTGAGCCTTGAAGATTTTGAACTGCCTTGTTGCTCATCATGGCTTCCCAAACAGCTCTATCACAAGCTATGGAACAAACCAATCTCTACATGCAAATAAAAGAGACATGTATGTCTATGCAACTGACAAATGAAATCAAGCATGTATGTTCAATGTTCTTATTTAAAGTAGTAATAACTCAGTATGATGCGATTAGTAAAATTTTCATTGGAAATGACTAAAAGCTGAGCATCATACAGAGTAAGAGGAGTGCAAGCTGATAACAACAACTAGTCAAAATACACACCTGAATTGATGATTCATTTTGAAGCATATAAAGAGCATCATAAAATCTTGCATTTCCAGGTGATTTCACAAGAGTGGATTCATAAGGATTTAGCATCGGTTCAACCCAATTCATCTCTTCTTTAGGAGCATAATTGAAACTGCAGTAAACAGTATAATCAACAGAGCTTCAGACATCTACTTTACAGTATAATATACACCATGGTATAATACTAATGGATAAGAAATAATCCCAAACGTTACTAATACACTGATCGCTACATCCAACTTGTTATCTTTCTTATAAAGTCAAAGATTTTACCTTTGGAGATCAGACATGGCCTTCTCAACCTCCCACCTAGAAGGAACAGAACCAAAAACAGAGTCATGATAAGGAGACCCTTTTTCATCAAACTCATTAAAAGATCCAATATCTAGAATCTTAGAGTTTGAACCATATTCAATACACCTATTCTTATTCCAAGATTCTCCAAAGGGTGTTTCACAAATTGATGACAAAGAAGGGGGAGGTTGGATATTGGAGTCCCTGTGGGTGGGTAGGGGTGGGGTAGTGAAACAATTGTTGGAGTTTGTACTTGTAAAGAGTGGCAACATGGCTCCTCCTCCCATTTTTTCCCTCTCTAGTCTCTACTTTTTAGTCAACCTTTGAGAGTGCAGGTATCTACACAATTTTCTTGATAAACCAGAAAAAATTAGGTAACGGATAAGATACTTTGAGCAATCGCAATCAGAGTtgagataaaataatatcaaattgaatgaaataagatgaaatattcgtataaaatgaaaattttgttatattatCGATTTATATGTCTGTATAtgtaatatgaattttatttcagactttaatttttaaaatattaaatgtaaCAACCAATCAAGTTAATTTAAGTGTTAAGAATTAATATTAGTTACTAACAAATTAAAGTTACAGCAATTTAGAGAGTAGTTAGTACGGCAGTTGAGCGGGTACTAAACAATTTGACCCGTTTCAAGAAACCGACCcgtttaaatttttcataaaatacttttaagaaaaaagcCTCTGAAACATTTCTTCCACGCCGGAGCAAATTTACGCAGGGTTTAaccaaaaaccctaaacccccaTGGCTCGATCAGCTAGATCCTCTACGACGCGCCTATTCTACACCCTATGTTCCTCAACCAAAAGGACACCGTTGACTCCTCAACACCCACCGCCAACCCCAGTCGCCGCCTTATTGGCCGGAAACTTCCAGCTGCGCCACTACGCCGCCAGTAGTGCCACCGCTAGAGTGAGAGAGGAGAAAGATGCGGTATGGAGGGAATCGCTCGAAAAAGTACGGAATATTGGGATTTCAGCTCATATTGACTCCGGTAAGACTACACTGACAGAGAGGGTATTGTTTTATACTGGCCGGATCCATGAGATCCATGAAGTTAGGGGTAAAGATGGAGTTGGTGCAAAGATGGATTCCATGGAtttagaaagagaaaaagggaTTACTATACAGTCTGCTGCTACTTACTGCACTTGGAAGGACTACCAGGTACTTAAAAAATGTTCTTTCGACTttagtatatattattttactctcagcagtttttgtttttcaaaattattgtttttttgtttgaatggAGTGGAAGTAGCTAATTTGGCATTGAACACTGTTGATTGCTAATCTTAATCATTTTCGCGGCTaggttttaaattatttatgtgCTAGTAACAAAATTGATTAGAACTAGGAAATGGTTTGATTTATTGAAATTGAATTGTTTAAGGGGAAATGGTTTGATTTATTGAAATTGAATTGTTAAAGGCTTGTGGCGCACTGTTCGGAACTCGTGGATAATGGCCCAACCCttctacccttctccacttaaattacATGATTTTGTATGTGGCAAGGTTCGAATCTGTGCTATGAGCCATATCTACACCAAGTGCTGTGCTCATACCACTTGACGAAAGCCCGAGGACAAATACATTAGGGTTGTTCCCACTGTCATTTAGAGCAATGAGATTGGTCAAtgaatttttctctctcttgctGGTTGGTGTTTCTGCCTGCAGAATATAAGGAGGTAAATGAAGAAAATGCGAGGAAAATTGATTTCCTCTCATTATCTTGTCGGTGTTAGATACTAGATAGAAagtaatatgaaaaatatgcatataGTGTTTTGTGGGTTCTGTTGGAGAAAGATTTGTCATGTCTATTTCCTTTCTGTTGTTCCCAACTATCAGATATTGACTTTCCCTTCTCCACATTTCAGTTAAAGGATTAACCTTGACTAAGTACATAATCAACTGAATCATAGTAGGTTTTCATTCGGTATTTGTGCTCTATATAAGATCATAGAGCAGCCATGGAATAAATGTTGTTTATATGGAAGTTTGATTTTCCAGTTTCTGATTGATCTTTTAATATGTTGtggagaaaaaaacaaaaaagatttttttttctgtacAAGTTATAACAAGGATTTGGGATGAGTGTTTTATCCCTCATCAGTTTCTTGATAAAGGAATAGCAACTTTTACTGACTAGACAAATCGATCAAAAATGATGTAAATGAGATTGTCAGGATTGGTTCACTAGAGATTCTTGGTGGATGTTTATTTACTTAACTAAGCGAGATATGTGAAACATTGTTATATCTTCTGTTTTTTCCCCTAGGTTTTTCTCTAGGTAAATTGTCCATAATATTGCATGCAgatgttttctctttttttgagTCAAGCATATTGCAATAATCCTCAACCGTTTCGtcattagaaaaaaattgtggTGATTTTTCTGGTTTCAGTTCTTTATTTCTGCTTGTTGTTGTAGGTGAACATAATAGACACACCAGGTCATGTTGATTTCACAATTGAGGTGGAAAGAGCCTTGCGTGTCCTTGATGGAGCCATTCTTGTCCTTTGTAGTGTTGGTGGTGTGCAAAGTCAATCTATCACTGTTGATAGGCAAATGAGAAGATATGAAGTCCCAAGACTTGCTTTTATTAATAAACTTGATCGGATGGGGGCAGACCCTTGGAAAGTTCTTAACCAGGTCAGTTATGTATCATTGAGTGCCTATTAAACTtctaaaaagtttaatttaaaaacttttcccttaaataaattaaataatgttgCCCTTTTTTTGTTGCTTTTGGTACCGGGCGACATTTTCTCTTGTTGCCTGGCCAACCTCATTGTCATCATATGTGAAGGAACTAAAACAGAATAAACTTATTTGAGTTTCAAATCACTAGACCTCATGCTAGAAATCAGCATTTGTAGTTTTGCTGTTAACTGAAAGCATTTATGTCTGTCAATGTAGCAACCTGGATCAATTAGGTTGGTTTTCAGAAAATATCTTTGTTATAAACATCTGCTACTTGATTCACTGCATCCTCACTTACTTCTTGTGTGTGACATGTGTTTGCCTTAATTCTTTGGCTGGAAgcacttattatttttatcactGATATTATCTCTTGGTTTGCTGCTTTCCTCTAGAACTTTGTATGTGAATTCTCAATAACAGTTTAGCTCTTTGAAACTGTGAGTATAGTATGTTCAGTTGCTCTCTTTCCTTCCCGCACAGGCAAGAGCAAAGCTTCGGCATCACAGTGCTGCTGTGCAAGTTCCGATTGGGTTAGAAGATGACTTCAAGGGTCTTATTGATCTCGTGCAGTCAAAAGCTTACTACTTCCATGGTTCCAATGGGTCTGTGACTAGCTTAAAAATGTTTGGTTAGGTATGATAGGTAAATTTTCTCTACCAGGTTCATATTCATTTTTGGCTTTTGCAGTGAGAAGATTGTCGCAGAAGATATTCCTGCTGATATGGAAGCAATTGCTTCTGAGAAGCGGCGAGAGCTAATTGAAGCAGTCTCTGAGGTTGATGATAAGCTTGCCGAATCATTTCTGAACGATGAGCCTATATCATCTGCTGATCTTGAGGTCTGTACACATTAGTCAATCTTGTTTACAAGGAAATTACAACCTTGTTGTGGGGTGTTTCCATTTGTTACCTTTCAGAAGTATACATTATGTTTAGGACACATGTTTCGTTTTCAAATAGTAGATTTTTATATCTTGTGTACTCTGAGGATGCAACGACATATAAATAcccaatttcaaattttgagcCAAACGTGCAAGCTTTGTTAATCTTATCGGGAATGAAATTAAAAGTGACTGTTTCACGCTGCTTAGCATAGTCATTGTAGAGCGTGGAAGTATAGCAGTTGAATGCTTTGTGGGTTCTCAATTGAAACAAGCACAATGAGGGAGGTTTGGTGATAGTTTGAAAGGGcatttcatcttcttttgtGTAATATTCTTTCCTGTGTACCATTTATTTGTGTGAGCATAGGACTGGGAGCTGAGATTCTGTAGTGGTGGACAGGGTTATTTACCTGAACTAGATTAATTGATTGTTATTGCACGACTTTACGCTTAGCCTTATCTTTTAACACAGACTATGTCAAAGTGCTTAACCTACATTAATGTCTACTGTTAATACAATAAATATTGCAGTACTTGGTATTGGTAAAGTAATTTGCTGTTATGGATCCTTGA comes from Solanum pennellii chromosome 1, SPENNV200 and encodes:
- the LOC107006579 gene encoding uncharacterized protein LOC107006579; amino-acid sequence: MGGGAMLPLFTSTNSNNCFTTPPLPTHRDSNIQPPPSLSSICETPFGESWNKNRCIEYGSNSKILDIGSFNEFDEKGSPYHDSVFGSVPSRWEVEKAMSDLQSFNYAPKEEMNWVEPMLNPYESTLVKSPGNARFYDALYMLQNESSIQRLVCSIACDRAVWEAMMSNKAVQNLQGSVISAAKEEESQSSTGDIGSLIVKWIMGITTSRIAELLQSFGSLLSEIIHDIFEPDNKEKPTSEISDLMEEKIRSSFLLSVVLLLIVVVTRTQGA